One Cryptomeria japonica chromosome 9, Sugi_1.0, whole genome shotgun sequence genomic window carries:
- the LOC131066741 gene encoding xyloglucan endotransglucosylase protein 2: MVFKVFLFLILVVPAVMAGTPRKPIDVPFQKNYNPTWAADHIKYIDGGKQATLSLDKSTGTGFQSKGTYLFGHFSMQIKMVPGDSAGTVTAFYLSSQNSEHDEIDFEFLGNRSGQPYILQTNVFSGGKGDREQRIYLWFDPTKDYHSYSVLWNMRQIVFFVDDVPIRVFKNSKDLGVRYPFNQPMKIYSSLWNADDWATRGGIEKTDWSKAPFVAAYKGFHIDGCEASAPHSLCPTLGRRWWDQKEFDDLDGLQWRKLKWVRSKYTIYNYCSDRVRYPKLSPECSRDHDI, encoded by the exons ATGGTATTCAAAGTATTCCTGTTCTTAATTTTGGTGGTGCCTGCTGTCATGGCTGGTACACCTAGGAAGCCTATAGATGTGCCCTTTCAAAAGAATTATAATCCTACATGGGCTGCTGATCATATAAAGTACATTGATGGTGGGAAACAGGCCACACTTTCTCTGGACAAATCAACAG GTACTGGGTTCCAATCCAAGGGCACATACTTGTTTGGGCACTTCAGTATGCAGATAAAGATGGTTCCTGGTGACTCTGCAGGCACTGTCACTGCCTTTTAT CTGTCATCACAGAACTCTGAGCATGATGAGATAGACTTTGAGTTCCTAGGCAATAGGTCTGGACAGCCATACATTCTTCAAACTAATGTGTTCAGTGGAGGGAAAGGAGACAGAGAACAGCGCATATATCTCTGGTTTGACCCCACAAAAGATTACCATTCTTACTCTGTTCTCTGGAATATGCGTCAGATTGT GTTCTTTGTAGATGATGTTCCGATCAGAGTGTTCAAGAACAGCAAGGACTTGGGAGTGAGATATCCATTCAATCAGCCCATGAAGATCTACTCAAGCCTGTGGAATGCAGATGATTGGGCCACAAGAGGAGGGATTGAGAAGACAGACTGGAGCAAAGCACCATTTGTTGCAGCATACAAGGGATTCCACATTGATGGGTGTGAGGCCTCTGCACCTCATTCACTCTGTCCAACACTAGGCAGGAGATGGTGGGATCAGaaagaatttgatgatttggatggatTACAGTGGAGAAAACTCAAGTGGGTTAGGAGCAAGTATACCATTTACAACTATTGTAGTGACAGAGTTAGGTACCCAAAACTGTCCCCAGAGTGTTCTAGGGACCATGACATCTAG